Proteins co-encoded in one Gemmatimonadales bacterium genomic window:
- the ppk1 gene encoding polyphosphate kinase 1 has product MTSPTTVPASPTRPDLKHAGLYFNRELSWLEFNRRVLHEAQDPRTPLLERLKFLAIFASNLDEFFQVRVAGLRRQVDAGYSERTADGLTPDEQLRSIAELAREMVAAQYRCLLEEVVPELARAGVHLLLDLAEATEEDRAHLKEYFQRNVFPVLTPLAVDPVHPFPYISNLSISIAVFLRGSDGEERFARVKVPKILPRWVALPGTHRYLPLEQLIGAHLESLFPGVEILSWHSFRITRNTDLQIDHDEAEDLLSLIQEEVRNRRFAEVSRLEVGAGTPTALRQLLLAEFNASQEEGIELTLDDVYEVPGLLDCSDLMALATLDLPELRDPPFLPVTPARLASGRSVFDVIREGDLLLHHPYDSFQTSVERFLQQATDDPDVLAIKLTLYRTGGDSSIARLLAHAAERGKQVAVLIELQARFDEESNIIWAQRLEDVGVHVSYGVAGLKTHTKIMLVVRREGNDIRRYVHIGTGNYNPRTARLYTDFGLFSCDPALGEDLTDLFNELTGFGVTERFRKLLVAPRTMRDRFVEMVRRECDHARAGRPARIVAKMNALVDPGMIHELYEASQAGVQVQLIIRGICCLRPGVPGVSDNIEVISIVGRFLEHSRAFWFHNGGADEVYIGSADWMPRNLDRRVEAVAPVEDPHHRRAMCDVLELMWEDNRQAWELLPDGTYRQRQPPSPEEERSTHRRLLDSAGH; this is encoded by the coding sequence ATGACCTCGCCAACGACCGTGCCAGCCAGCCCCACGCGGCCCGACCTCAAGCACGCCGGGCTCTATTTCAACCGGGAACTGTCCTGGCTGGAGTTCAATCGGCGCGTCCTGCATGAGGCGCAGGATCCGCGGACGCCGCTCCTGGAGCGCCTCAAGTTCCTGGCCATCTTCGCGAGCAACCTCGACGAGTTCTTCCAGGTGCGCGTGGCCGGACTCCGCCGCCAGGTGGACGCCGGCTACAGCGAACGCACGGCGGACGGCCTGACCCCCGATGAGCAGCTGCGCAGCATCGCGGAACTGGCGCGGGAGATGGTGGCGGCCCAGTACCGGTGCCTCCTGGAGGAGGTCGTGCCGGAGCTGGCCCGGGCGGGCGTGCATCTGTTGCTCGACCTCGCGGAGGCCACCGAGGAGGACCGCGCGCACCTGAAGGAGTACTTCCAGCGGAATGTGTTCCCGGTGCTGACGCCGCTGGCGGTGGACCCGGTCCATCCCTTCCCCTACATCTCGAACCTGAGCATCTCGATTGCCGTCTTCCTGCGCGGATCAGACGGCGAAGAGCGCTTCGCGCGGGTCAAGGTGCCGAAGATCCTGCCACGGTGGGTGGCGCTGCCCGGCACGCACCGGTACCTCCCCCTCGAACAGCTGATCGGCGCCCACCTCGAGTCGCTGTTCCCCGGCGTCGAGATCCTGAGCTGGCACTCCTTCCGCATCACGCGGAACACCGATCTCCAGATCGACCACGACGAGGCGGAGGACCTGCTGAGCCTGATCCAGGAGGAGGTGCGGAACCGGCGGTTCGCCGAGGTGTCCCGCCTTGAGGTCGGGGCCGGCACACCGACGGCGCTGCGCCAGCTGCTGCTGGCGGAGTTCAACGCCTCGCAGGAAGAGGGCATCGAGCTGACGCTGGACGACGTCTACGAGGTGCCGGGGCTGCTCGACTGCTCCGACCTGATGGCGCTGGCGACGCTGGACCTCCCGGAGCTCCGGGATCCGCCTTTCCTCCCGGTCACTCCCGCAAGGCTCGCCTCCGGCCGCAGCGTCTTCGACGTGATCCGGGAGGGCGATCTCCTGCTGCACCACCCCTATGACAGCTTCCAGACCTCGGTCGAACGATTCCTCCAGCAGGCGACCGACGATCCGGACGTGCTGGCCATCAAGCTTACCCTGTACCGGACCGGCGGCGATTCAAGCATCGCGCGCCTGCTGGCGCACGCCGCCGAGCGGGGGAAGCAAGTCGCGGTGCTGATCGAGCTGCAGGCCCGGTTTGACGAGGAGAGCAACATCATCTGGGCGCAGCGACTGGAGGACGTCGGGGTGCACGTCAGCTACGGCGTGGCCGGTCTCAAGACACACACCAAGATCATGCTCGTCGTCCGCCGCGAGGGGAACGACATCCGCCGGTACGTGCACATCGGCACCGGCAATTACAACCCGCGCACCGCGCGGCTCTACACTGACTTCGGCCTCTTCTCCTGCGATCCCGCCCTCGGTGAAGACCTGACGGACCTCTTCAATGAGCTCACCGGCTTCGGCGTGACGGAGCGGTTCCGGAAGCTGCTGGTGGCCCCGCGGACCATGCGTGATCGTTTCGTGGAGATGGTCCGCCGCGAGTGCGACCATGCGCGCGCCGGACGCCCGGCGCGCATTGTGGCCAAGATGAACGCCCTGGTCGATCCCGGCATGATCCACGAGTTGTACGAGGCGTCGCAGGCGGGGGTGCAGGTGCAGCTGATCATCCGGGGGATCTGCTGCCTCCGGCCCGGCGTGCCCGGGGTGAGCGACAACATCGAGGTCATCAGCATCGTGGGGCGCTTCCTGGAACACAGCCGGGCGTTCTGGTTTCACAACGGCGGGGCGGACGAGGTCTACATCGGTTCCGCCGACTGGATGCCGCGCAACCTTGACCGCCGTGTGGAAGCGGTCGCACCCGTGGAGGACCCCCACCATCGGCGGGCCATGTGCGACGTGCTTGAATTGATGTGGGAAGACAACCGCCAGGCGTGGGAACTCCTGCCCGACGGGACCTATCGCCAGCGCCAGCCGCCCTCGCCCGAGGAGGAGCGCTCGACACATCGGCGGCTCCTCGACTCAGCGGGCCACTGA
- a CDS encoding J domain-containing protein: protein MAQRDFYQVLGVPDSATTDEIKKSYRRLAKQHHPDANPDNPAAAERFKEISEAHAVLSDAEKRKKYDQMRRLGAFEPRPAGRGAGQGARGSAGQGQSGMEGFEFGDLGGLGDIFSSIFGRGRREEPVAENLEAHVEVPFRVAMYGGKVPVTLPVTEACPTCKGTGAAPGARITTCDECNGRGSISFGQGGFAVNRPCPKCRGKGTVPSERCPTCGGAGDIRAERRVLISVPPLTETGTKVRLKGQGQPGRGGGQAGDLIVVFTVEPDRFFQRDGLDLLCEVPVNLAQALLGTRLRVRTLDGKKIVLKVPAGTQPGRKFRIKGQGLERGGRRGDQIVAVKVELPEKLTPEQEELARQLAESAGLKY, encoded by the coding sequence GTGGCGCAGCGGGACTTCTACCAGGTCCTGGGCGTCCCCGATTCGGCGACGACGGACGAGATCAAGAAGTCCTATCGCCGGCTTGCCAAGCAGCACCATCCCGACGCCAATCCCGACAATCCAGCTGCCGCGGAGCGCTTCAAGGAAATCTCCGAAGCGCACGCCGTGCTGTCCGATGCCGAGAAGCGGAAGAAGTACGATCAGATGCGGCGGCTGGGCGCCTTCGAACCGCGGCCGGCCGGCCGCGGGGCGGGGCAGGGTGCCAGGGGGTCAGCCGGGCAGGGGCAGTCGGGGATGGAGGGCTTCGAGTTCGGGGACCTCGGTGGGCTGGGCGACATCTTCTCGTCGATCTTCGGACGCGGACGCCGGGAGGAGCCGGTCGCGGAGAACCTCGAGGCCCACGTCGAGGTGCCGTTCCGCGTGGCGATGTACGGCGGCAAGGTGCCTGTCACCCTGCCGGTGACGGAGGCCTGCCCCACCTGCAAGGGCACCGGCGCCGCGCCGGGAGCCAGGATCACCACCTGCGACGAGTGCAACGGGCGCGGATCCATCTCGTTTGGGCAGGGGGGATTTGCGGTCAACCGCCCCTGCCCGAAGTGTCGCGGGAAAGGCACGGTCCCGTCGGAGCGGTGCCCGACTTGCGGTGGCGCGGGCGACATTCGAGCCGAGCGGCGTGTCCTGATATCGGTGCCACCGCTCACGGAGACCGGTACCAAGGTCCGGCTCAAGGGCCAGGGGCAGCCGGGCCGTGGGGGCGGGCAGGCCGGCGACCTGATCGTGGTCTTTACGGTCGAGCCCGATCGGTTCTTCCAGCGCGACGGCCTCGACCTGCTATGCGAAGTTCCGGTCAACCTCGCCCAGGCACTGCTCGGCACCCGCCTCCGGGTGCGCACGCTCGACGGCAAGAAGATCGTGCTCAAGGTCCCGGCCGGCACGCAGCCAGGGCGGAAGTTCCGGATCAAGGGGCAGGGGCTCGAGCGTGGTGGGCGTCGCGGCGATCAGATCGTGGCGGTCAAAGTCGAGCTGCCGGAGAAGCTGACGCCGGAGCAGGAGGAGCTGGCGCGGCAGCTGGCGGAGTCGGCGGGTCTGAAGTACTGA
- a CDS encoding nucleotide exchange factor GrpE, with protein MTASQNDLDDLEEVTEPAPAGGMPLEPPAQAIRRLEEENDALKDRFARLAAEYDNFRKRTLKEREELTSRAQGAFAGRLLDELDDIERLLSGDPAAMTVESLYQGMELLGRKLWKELELVGLERIDPAGLPFNPEEHEAVATTLPTEPEQDHTVCRTFQVGYRFKGTLLRPARVQVYSDPGQA; from the coding sequence GTGACCGCCAGCCAGAATGACCTGGACGACCTCGAAGAGGTCACCGAACCGGCCCCCGCCGGTGGCATGCCTCTCGAGCCTCCCGCGCAGGCGATTCGTCGCCTCGAGGAAGAGAACGACGCGCTCAAGGACCGGTTCGCCCGGCTGGCCGCCGAGTACGACAATTTCCGGAAGCGGACGCTCAAGGAGCGCGAGGAACTGACGTCGCGCGCCCAGGGGGCGTTCGCCGGCCGCCTGCTCGATGAGCTGGACGATATCGAGCGGCTCCTCTCTGGCGATCCAGCGGCCATGACGGTGGAGTCGCTCTACCAGGGGATGGAACTGCTGGGGCGAAAGCTCTGGAAGGAGCTGGAGCTGGTGGGCCTCGAGCGAATCGACCCGGCCGGGCTCCCCTTCAATCCCGAGGAGCATGAGGCCGTGGCCACCACGTTGCCGACCGAGCCGGAGCAGGATCACACCGTCTGCCGCACCTTCCAGGTCGGGTACCGGTTCAAGGGCACCCTCCTGCGGCCGGCCCGCGTCCAGGTCTATTCCGATCCGGGGCAGGCCTAG